In Ostrea edulis chromosome 10, xbOstEdul1.1, whole genome shotgun sequence, one genomic interval encodes:
- the LOC125666404 gene encoding melanocortin receptor 3-like produces the protein MQTNMEMNTTKGSTFVLQQDALPFLIGVLITLVNLLALFILAQIKKMSLQIKMLSMNLAVTDLLTGVAVLGDSCLSPILPESLCRPLMYLYCLGVVVSFLNITGMLFDRFCALFFPFKYHNFLEKKTCLFIIASLWFCGCLLTVVNFHDGFRIYDIQDLQVCASYIMVGKTGLAIVTFLFCIFMILNIVLYILMFMKMYKLSYSVHTADSLNRQRHFKSQAKILINLSAITGAFMVLYTPMIVMSMIDIFDKNPAMKKTILMLQSRFGVLVLLNSFVNPFLFVWRFLECRYTFLLMVCYCNKTKREYYRDFKKTQCVSFLDVPMRSS, from the coding sequence ATGCAAACCAACATGGAAATGAACACGACAAAAGGTAGTACGTTTGTCTTACAGCAGGATGCACTGCCTTTCCTCATCGGGGTTTTGATAACGCTTGTGAATTTGTTAGCGTTATTCATTTTAGCACAGATCAAGAAAATGAGTTTGCAGATCAAAATGCTGTCGATGAATTTGGCTGTGACCGACCTATTGACGGGTGTTGCGGTCCTGGGAGATTCCTGCCTTTCTCCTATATTACCAGAAAGTTTGTGTCGACCATTGATGTATCTCTACTGTCTCGGAGTTGTGGTTTCGTTCCTGAATATTACCGGAATGCTATTCGACCGGTTCTGCGCCTTGTTTTTTCCCTTCAAATACCACAATTTCTTAGAGAAGAAAACGTGCCTATTCATCATTGCATCCCTCTGGTTCTGCGGCTGTCTGTTGACTGTGGTGAATTTTCACGATGGGTTCCGTATCTACGATATCCAAGATCTACAGGTATGCGCCTCGTACATCATGGTAGGCAAGACGGGATTGGCTATTGTAACTTTTCTATTCTGCATATTTATGATACTAAACATTGTCCTCTACATCCtgatgttcatgaaaatgtacaAGCTATCCTACTCTGTACATACTGCAGACTCCCTGAACAGACAAAGACATTTTAAGAGCCAGGCCAAAATTCTGATAAATCTGTCTGCCATCACAGGAGCGTTTATGGTTCTGTATACGCCAATGATCGTCATGAGCATGATTGATATATTCGACAAAAACCCTGCAATGAAGAAGACCATTCTAATGCTTCAAAGCAGATTTGGTGTCCTCGTTCTTCTGAATTCCTTCGTCAACCCTTTCCTTTTCGTGTGGAGATTCCTGGAATGCAGGTACACGTTCCTTCTGATGGTTTGCTACTGCAATAAGACCAAACGTGAATACTACCGTGACTTCAAGAAAACCCAATGCGTTTCGTTTCTAGACGTTCCAATGAGGTCCTCTTGA